Proteins found in one Cellulomonas palmilytica genomic segment:
- a CDS encoding peptidoglycan-binding domain-containing protein, translating to MAAAEAEVKAAERALDGAEKAAADAVADFCDASASYVSSLDRYGDVLHATSPTVGDVQDAGADLLAPSQEAHRASEAVVDTRDAVLTAQGDLADAQDRLASAQAVAASQAPPAPIPRPTSPAPAVAPATVERVERAEADFTSTVAGITAETPLAQAAEQFNAAAVALETAWLQVLAQSGCLSDDEQAQAVAAASDYTSALQQSLADAGYYAEEVDGIYGPVTVAAVEALQEAHGLPQTGTVDKATAAALEEELAALGDDAADEALVTTAALQQTLALAGYWDGPVDGRWTDDLAAALGEAQEALGVPVTGTVDAATVGAFQEALTEHRTPAASTRVDEASTAPYTAPSTAPSG from the coding sequence GTGGCCGCCGCCGAGGCCGAGGTGAAGGCGGCTGAGCGCGCCCTGGACGGAGCCGAGAAGGCCGCGGCCGACGCGGTGGCCGACTTCTGCGACGCGTCCGCCTCGTACGTGTCGTCGCTCGACCGGTACGGCGACGTGCTGCACGCGACCTCCCCGACCGTCGGCGACGTGCAGGACGCGGGCGCGGACCTGCTGGCGCCGTCGCAAGAGGCCCACCGCGCCAGTGAGGCGGTGGTCGACACACGCGACGCGGTGCTCACCGCGCAGGGCGACCTGGCCGACGCGCAGGACCGGCTCGCGAGCGCCCAGGCGGTCGCCGCGAGCCAGGCACCACCCGCGCCGATACCTCGGCCGACGAGCCCGGCCCCGGCCGTCGCGCCGGCCACGGTGGAGCGCGTCGAGCGAGCCGAGGCCGACTTCACGAGCACCGTCGCCGGGATCACCGCCGAGACTCCGCTCGCCCAGGCCGCCGAGCAGTTCAACGCTGCCGCCGTCGCGCTCGAGACGGCGTGGCTGCAGGTCCTCGCGCAGTCCGGCTGCCTGAGCGACGACGAGCAGGCGCAGGCGGTCGCGGCCGCGAGCGACTACACGAGCGCGTTGCAGCAGTCCCTTGCGGACGCGGGGTACTACGCCGAGGAGGTCGACGGCATCTACGGACCCGTGACGGTCGCGGCCGTCGAGGCCCTGCAGGAGGCGCACGGCCTGCCGCAGACCGGCACCGTCGACAAGGCGACGGCGGCGGCGCTCGAGGAGGAGCTGGCGGCCCTGGGCGACGACGCGGCCGACGAGGCGCTCGTCACGACGGCCGCCCTGCAGCAGACGCTCGCGCTCGCGGGGTACTGGGACGGCCCGGTGGACGGCCGATGGACCGACGACCTCGCGGCCGCGCTCGGGGAGGCGCAGGAGGCCCTGGGCGTCCCCGTGACCGGGACCGTCGACGCGGCGACGGTCGGTGCCTTCCAGGAGGCGCTGACCGAGCACCGCACGCCCGCTGCCTCGACCAGGGTCGACGAGGCGTCCACCGCGCCGTACACCGCGCCGTCCACCGCGCCGTCGGGCTGA
- a CDS encoding SLC13 family permease produces MPRAERLRRPSRSTIGLVAGPVLAALTAWLVPDMTPQAADTPHHAGALTAATLVLMGVWWMTEALPLAVTALLPLVVLPVAGVAPMSDVAAPYANKVIFLFLGGFVLAIALQRWDVHLRIALGVVRLVGTAPRRLVLGMMTATALVSMWVSNTATAVMMLPIGVSVLAMLGRERGSVDPRLSSALMLGIAYSATIGSFGTVIASPPNALLVGYLSETYGIEIGFGRWMAVGLPLSVVFLVLAWLVLTRVVFRFDPAPLCSDDSVVRRELRRLGPMGAPQHRVVAVFALAAVSWIALPFVWPGSPVSDEVVAVVVAVLLFLLPSGADCGGRLLDWSDTRDLPWGILLLFGGGLALASQITASGLSVWIGERAHGLDGLPPVVVVAAVCALTVLLTEFMSNTATAATLLPIMSGVGVALGLGPLLLAAPVALAAGCTFMMPAATPPNAIAYSSGYVRVPDMLRAGLPLSVASIVLVTLTVTTLGRWVLGA; encoded by the coding sequence GTGCCGCGCGCCGAGCGGCTGCGGCGGCCCAGCCGGTCCACCATCGGCCTGGTCGCCGGACCGGTCCTCGCGGCGCTCACGGCATGGCTCGTGCCGGACATGACGCCGCAGGCCGCCGACACGCCGCACCACGCCGGCGCGCTCACCGCCGCGACGCTCGTCCTCATGGGCGTGTGGTGGATGACCGAGGCGCTCCCGCTCGCGGTCACCGCGCTGCTCCCGCTCGTCGTGCTGCCCGTCGCGGGCGTCGCGCCCATGTCGGACGTCGCCGCGCCGTACGCGAACAAGGTCATCTTCCTGTTCCTGGGCGGGTTCGTGCTCGCGATCGCGCTGCAGCGCTGGGACGTGCACCTGCGCATCGCGCTGGGCGTCGTGCGCCTCGTCGGCACCGCCCCGCGCCGGCTCGTGCTCGGCATGATGACCGCGACCGCGCTGGTCAGCATGTGGGTGTCCAACACCGCGACCGCGGTCATGATGCTGCCCATCGGGGTGTCCGTCCTCGCGATGCTCGGACGCGAGCGCGGCAGCGTCGACCCCCGGCTGTCGTCGGCGCTCATGCTCGGCATCGCGTACTCCGCGACGATCGGCTCGTTCGGGACCGTCATCGCGAGCCCGCCGAACGCCCTCCTGGTCGGGTACCTGTCGGAGACGTACGGCATCGAGATCGGCTTCGGTCGGTGGATGGCGGTCGGGCTCCCGCTGTCGGTCGTGTTCCTCGTGCTCGCCTGGCTCGTGCTCACGCGCGTCGTCTTCCGGTTCGACCCCGCTCCCCTGTGCTCCGACGACTCGGTGGTCCGTCGCGAGCTGCGCCGCCTCGGGCCCATGGGTGCGCCCCAGCACCGCGTCGTCGCGGTGTTCGCGCTCGCGGCCGTCTCGTGGATCGCCCTGCCGTTCGTCTGGCCCGGGTCGCCCGTGTCCGACGAGGTCGTGGCCGTCGTCGTCGCGGTCCTGCTGTTCCTGCTGCCCTCGGGCGCCGACTGCGGCGGGCGGCTGCTCGACTGGTCGGACACCCGGGACCTGCCGTGGGGCATCCTGCTGCTGTTCGGCGGCGGCCTCGCGCTCGCGTCGCAGATCACCGCGTCCGGGCTGTCGGTGTGGATCGGCGAGCGCGCGCACGGGCTCGACGGGCTGCCGCCGGTCGTGGTGGTCGCGGCCGTGTGTGCGCTGACCGTGCTGCTCACCGAGTTCATGTCGAACACCGCGACGGCCGCGACGCTGCTGCCGATCATGAGCGGCGTCGGCGTCGCGCTCGGCCTCGGGCCGCTGCTGCTGGCCGCGCCCGTGGCGCTGGCCGCCGGGTGCACGTTCATGATGCCCGCAGCCACGCCGCCCAACGCGATCGCGTACTCGTCGGGCTACGTCCGCGTCCCCGACATGCTGCGTGCCGGACTGCCGCTGAGCGTCGCGTCGATCGTGCTCGTGACGCTCACGGTCACGACGCTGGGACGGTGGGTGCTGGGCGCCTGA